The nucleotide sequence CTGCTGCGGCCGGTTTTTCAAACCGCACCACAGGTTTGGCCGCCAGCCCTACATTGATCTGCAACTGGTTATTGCTGAGGGTTTGTAAACTGTTGATGCGGATCTTTTGGGGATTGATCTGCAGCCAGCCCATATTATTTACATTATAAGGCGTGTTCAGCTGGTTCCAGAGTGTCTGAAAACGCGGTTTTAGATCGATCCGCCCGTAGCTTTTTTCCAGGTCGGCTTTTGATGCGTCCAGCTCCTTTTTCAGGGCATCCATGATCACGGTGGTAATATCCTGCCCCCAGAAGCAGACGGTACATTTATCAACGGGTTCCGGTTCTTTACGGGTGACCTGCATTTTCACGGTATAATTGGTCAACAGGGAAATGGCAATGGAAAACCCAACCTTCACTTTCCGCTCCCCCTCGTCAAAGCCACACTGACAGGCCGGCGTCCATGGGGTCATCGCCTTTCCGTTTACGCAGGCCCTTGTGGAACCTACGATCTTGTAATAACCGGTAAAGGAAATATCCAGGTTGGTATTCCGGAGTGTAAATTCCAGGGGGCCTCTCCGGAAGCTGTATTTGTAACGGGTATCGCAGCCCTGCTGCACCCAGCCGTCCGGAAAGCGGGGGGAGGTAAAAAGTGTATCCACTTTTTTGTTGGCCATTGCAAAAAAAGGGGCCAGGTCGATCCGCACGGGGATATTTAATTCAGACTCCGGTATGGTTGCCGACGGATATTCCGGCGCCGATAGAACCGGTGCGGGGGTATTGATCGTTTGTCCCTGACCGGTAGCGGTTAGCAGGAAGGCCGACAAAAGGAAAAAAATAGACTTCATATCCAGAAATAAAGTGCTAAAATAGGCAAATCGGCGGCATGAAAATACCGGCAGGGCCTAAACTGTGCGCGCCGGTGTTTATTCTATAAACTTTTGCAGCTGAATGTGTAAAATGGCAGAGTGGTGCCATCCGGCAGCTTTTTGCAGGGATTTCTGACATTTTTGCATATTTATTTACTGCGGCATAATCATTGAAAGCTATTTTCTGCCACAAATTGTGGTAATTTTTAATAAAAGGAGAAATTTAAATATTATGGGTAAAATTATTGGTATTGACTTAGGAACTACCAACAGCTGCGTTGCGGTAATGGAAGGTAACGAGCCGGTGGTGATTGCCAACGATGAAGGGCGCCGTACAACCCCATCCGTTGTTGCATTTTTGAAGAACGGCGAGCGTAAAGTGGGGGATCCTGCCAAAAGACAGGCGATCACCAACCCCCAGAATACAATCATGTCTGTAAAGCGTTTTATGGGCCGCCGTTTTGATGAGGTTTCCGAAGAGATCAGCCACTGGAGCTACAAAGTGGCACAGGGTGACAATAATACCGTTCGTATCGATATAGATGGACGTTTATATACCCCGCAGGAGATTTCCGCGATGGTATTACAAAAAATGAAAAAAACGGCCGAGGATTACCTGGGCCAGGAAGTAAACGAAGCGGTGATTACCGTGCCGGCTTATTTTAACGACGCACAGCGTCAGGCTACCAAAGAAGCCGGTGAAATTGCCGGTCTGAACGTACGCCGTATTGTGAACGAGCCTACCGCCGCCGCATTGGCATATGGCCTTGATAAAGGCGGTAAAGATCATAAGATCGCCGTATTTGACCTGGGTGGTGGTACATTTGATATTTCCATCCTGGAGCTGGGCGACGGGGTATTCGAAGTAAAATCCACCAACGGGGACACACACCTGGGGGGGGATGATTTTGATAAAGTGATCATGGACTGGCTGGCTGAAGAATTTAAATCCGAAGAAGCCATCGACCTGAGAAAAGACCCGATGGCATTACAGCGCTTAAAGGAAGCTGCTGAGAAAGCAAAGATCGAATTATCTTCCTCCAGCGAAACCGAGATCAACCTGCCGTATATTACTGCAGTGGATGGGGTACCGAAACACCTGGTAAAAAAACTGACGCGTGCTAAATTTGAGCAGCTGGCAGATAACCTTTTCTCTCGTTGTTTAAAACCCTGCGAAGCGGCGTTGAAAGATGCCGGTATGAACCCTTCAGAGATCGACGAAGTGATCCTGGTAGGTGGTAGCACCCGTATTCCTAAAGTACAGGAAATTGTAGAAAAGTTCTTTGGCAAAAAACCGAACCGTGGTGTAAACCCCGATGAAGTGGTAGCTGTTGGTGCAGCGATCCAGGGTGCAGTACTGACCGGTGAGGTAAAGGATGTACTGCTGCTGGATGTTACCCCGCTTTCCCTGGGTATCGAAACCATGGGCGGTGTAATGACCACACTGATCCCTTCCAACACCACGATCCCAACAAAGAAATCAGAAGTGTTTTCTACTGCAAGCGATAATCAGCCAGGGGTACAGATCCATGTATTACAGGGTGAACGCTCCATGGCAAAAGATAA is from Niabella beijingensis and encodes:
- a CDS encoding DUF4403 family protein, with product MKSIFFLLSAFLLTATGQGQTINTPAPVLSAPEYPSATIPESELNIPVRIDLAPFFAMANKKVDTLFTSPRFPDGWVQQGCDTRYKYSFRRGPLEFTLRNTNLDISFTGYYKIVGSTRACVNGKAMTPWTPACQCGFDEGERKVKVGFSIAISLLTNYTVKMQVTRKEPEPVDKCTVCFWGQDITTVIMDALKKELDASKADLEKSYGRIDLKPRFQTLWNQLNTPYNVNNMGWLQINPQKIRINSLQTLSNNQLQINVGLAAKPVVRFEKPAAAVTPVPHISNFSRNRGFQVYADLVMNYDSLSRILTSQIAGKEFTFSKAFIKKRFIFTECKLLGSRDNRLVMQVRFTGTNDGYFYVTGKPLYYADSRTLQVADVSFDIRSRDALLKTADWLFSKKITTEIEKMAKYDLGALLTTATSNMNQQLNQQFMKGVSGTGTVKDITVAGIFPQSDWLAVRAYCSGDFLLNVAGLELSL
- the dnaK gene encoding molecular chaperone DnaK, producing MGKIIGIDLGTTNSCVAVMEGNEPVVIANDEGRRTTPSVVAFLKNGERKVGDPAKRQAITNPQNTIMSVKRFMGRRFDEVSEEISHWSYKVAQGDNNTVRIDIDGRLYTPQEISAMVLQKMKKTAEDYLGQEVNEAVITVPAYFNDAQRQATKEAGEIAGLNVRRIVNEPTAAALAYGLDKGGKDHKIAVFDLGGGTFDISILELGDGVFEVKSTNGDTHLGGDDFDKVIMDWLAEEFKSEEAIDLRKDPMALQRLKEAAEKAKIELSSSSETEINLPYITAVDGVPKHLVKKLTRAKFEQLADNLFSRCLKPCEAALKDAGMNPSEIDEVILVGGSTRIPKVQEIVEKFFGKKPNRGVNPDEVVAVGAAIQGAVLTGEVKDVLLLDVTPLSLGIETMGGVMTTLIPSNTTIPTKKSEVFSTASDNQPGVQIHVLQGERSMAKDNKSLGIFNLDGIPPAPRGVPQIEVIFDIDANGIMHVTAKDKGTGKEQKIHIEAGSGLSKDEVEKMKAEAKANEATDKAEREKIDKLNAADSLVFQTEKQLKEYGDKIPADKKSVIEGAVEKLKEAHKQQDIAGIDKSMEELNAAWTAASEDIYKSGQGAEGAQANAGQPGGDQAAGGNAGGADDVTDVPFEEVK